From the genome of Notolabrus celidotus isolate fNotCel1 chromosome 5, fNotCel1.pri, whole genome shotgun sequence, one region includes:
- the vps11 gene encoding vacuolar protein sorting-associated protein 11 homolog has protein sequence MAAFLQWRKFVFFDKDTVKDPVENGKNFVLPGGISACDSGRGHIVLGDMDGKIWTLTRSLQLTSFQAYKLRVTHLYQLKQHSILVSVGQDEHGINPLVKVWNLDKRDSGNPLCTRIFPAIPGNKPTEVSCLSVHENLNFMAIGFTDGSVVLTKGDITRDRHSKTLTLHEGTSPVTGLAFRQMAKVTHLFVATLEKVYCYTLSIKEYPKVELDTHGCALRCSSLSDPSQDSQFIVAGDECVYLYQPDERGPCFAFDGHKLLAHWHRGYLFLLIRDTKSPNKTEFGSRGSSPSDKQLLTIYDLDNKFIAYSAAFDDVVDVVAEWGSFYILTRDGNMCVLQEKDTQTKLEMLFKKNLFVMAINLAKSHHLDNDGLSEIFRQYGDHLYLKGDHDGAIQQYIRTIGKLEPSYVIRKFLDAQRIHNLTAYLQALHRQSLANADHTTLLLNCYTKLKDSSKLEEFIKSSESEVHFDVEIAIKVLRQAGYHSHAVFLAEKHMHHEWYLKIQLEDLKNYQEGLRYIGRLPFEQAESNMKRYGKTLMHHVPEGTTLLLKGLCTNYQPSGDAAERDSMEAGRVDKANSEEFIPIFANNPRELKAFLEHMIEVDPRSPQGVYDTLLELRLQDWAHEQDPERKNVLQGEAVSLLRSDNTVFDKALVLCQMHNFKEGILYLYEKGKLYQQIMHYHMQNEEYGKVVEACKRFGDQEGCLWEQALGYFARKEEDCKAYISEVLHHIDQNNLMPPLLVVQTLAHNSTATLSVIKDYLINKLQRESQQIEDDERKIRQYREETAHLRSEIQELKTSAKIFQKTKCNMCNSPLELPSVHFLCSHSFHQHCFESYAESEAECPTCTPENRKVMDMLRAQDQKRDLHDHFNRQLRGSNDGFSVVADYFGRGVFNKLTLVTDPPGSKTVGSLEVNLQRDLLVHTKRNC, from the exons ATGGCAGCGTTCTTACAGTGGAGGAAATTTGTGTTCTTTGATAAAGACACGGTGAAGGACCCTGTGGAGAATGGGAAAAACTTTGTTCTTCCAGGCGGAATATCGGCGTGTGACTCCGGCCGTGGGCACATCGTTCTGGGAG ATATGGATGGCAAGATCTGGACTCTGACACGCTCCCTGCAGCTGACATCTTTTCAAGCCTACAAGTTGCGAGTGACACACCTGTACCAGCTGAAGCAGCACAGCATCCTGGTATCTGTTGGGCAGGATGAGCATGGAATAAACCCTTTA GTAAAGGTGTGGAACCTTGATAAGAGAGACAGTGGAAATCCTCTCTGCACCAGAATTTTCCCAGCTATTCCTGGCAACAAGCCAACTGAAGTATCCTGCCTCAGTGTGCACGAAAACCTCAACTTCATGGCTATTG GCTTCACCGATGGCAGTGTGGTTTTGACCAAAGGTGACATCACCCGAGATCGTCACAGTAAAACTCTGACTCTGCATGAGGGAACCAGCCCAGTCACTGGTCTTGCTTTCCGCCAAATGGCAAAGGTCACACATTTATTCGTGGCCACCCTGGAGAAAGTTTAT TGCTACACCCTCTCCATCAAGGAGTATCCTAAAGTCGAGCTGGACACACACGGCTGTGCCCTGCGCTGCTCCTCCTTGTCGGATCCCTCTCAGGACTCTCAGTTCATCGTGGCTGGTGATGAATGCGTGTACCTGTATCAGCCTGATGAACGAGGGCCCTGCTTCGCCTTTGATGGACACAAGCTGTTGGCCCACTGGCACCGTGGATATCTGTTCTTACTCATCAGGGACACAAAGTCACCCAACAA GACAGAGTTTggcagcagggggagctctccGTCAGACAAACAGCTTCTCACCATCTATGACCTGGACAACAAGTTCATCGCCTACAGTGCCGCGTTTGATGATGTCGTTGACGTGGTGGCAGAGTGGGGCTCCTTCTACATCCTGACTAGAGATGGCAACATGTGTGTTCTTCAagagaaagacacacagacCAAACTGGAG ATGCTGTTTAAGAAGAACCTGTTTGTGATGGCCATAAACCTGGCTAAGAGCCACCACTTGGACAACGACGGCCTGTCAGAGATCTTCAGACAGTACGGTGATCACCTTTACCTCAAGGGAGACCACGATGGAGCCATCCAGCAGTACATCCG CACTATTGGAAAACTGGAGCCCTCGTACGTCATCAGGAAATTCCTTGACGCGCAAAGGATCCACAACCTGACCGCTTATCTGCAAGCCCTGCACAGGCAGTCCCTGGCTAATGCAGACCACACCACACTGCTGCTGAACTGTTACACCAAGCTGAAGGACAGCTCCAAGCTGGAGGAGTTCATTAAG AGCAGTGAAAGTGAGGTCCACTTTGATGTCGAGATCGCCATCAAGGTTCTTCGACAGGCCGGCTACCACAGCCACGCTGTGTTCTTAGCTGAGAAACATATGCACCATGAATGGTACCTGAAGATCCAGCTGGAAGACCTGAAG AACTATCAGGAAGGCCTGCGTTATATTGGACGTCTGCCTTTTGAACAAGCGGAGAGCAACATGAAGCGTTACGGCAAGACGCTGATGCATCATGTTCCTGAAGGTACCACGCTGCTCTTAAAGGGCTTATGCACCAACTACCAGCCAAGTGGAGACGCTGCTGAGAGAGACAGTATGGAGGCCGGTCGGGTTGACAAG GCAAACTCTGAGGAATTCATCCCAATATTTGCCAACAACCCTCGGGAGCTGAAAGCCTTCTTGGAGCACATGATCGAGGTGGACCCTCGCTCTCCTCAAGGTGTGTACGACACTCTGCTGGAGCTCCGGCTGCAAGATTGGGCgcatgaacaagaccccgag CGGAAGAATGTCCTGCAGGGTGAAGCTGTATCGCTGCTGAGGAGTGACAACACAGTGTTTGACAAAGCTCTGGTCCTCTGCCAGATGCACAACTTCAAAGAGGGCATTCTCTACCTTTACGAGAAGGGCAAACT ataTCAACAGATAATGCACTACCATATGCAGAACGAGGAGTATGGGAAAGTAGTGGAAGCCTGCAAGCGCTTTGGGGACCAAGAGGGCTGCCTCTGGGAGCAGGCGCTGGGTTACTTTGccagaaaagaagaagactgcaaAGCTTACATCAGTGAGGTCCTGCATCACATCGACCAGAACAACCTCATGCCCCCCTTACTAG TGGTGCAGACACTAGCGCATAACTCGACAGCCACACTTTCCGTCATCAAGGACTACCTcatcaacaagctgcagagggAGAGCCAGCAGATAGAGGACGATGAACGTAAAATCCGACAGTACCGTGAGGAAACGGCTCACCTTCGATCAGAGATACAGGAGCTCAAAACAAG TGCCAAAATATTCCAGAAGACCAAATGCAACATGTGCAACAGCCCCCTGGAGCTGCCCTCTGTCCATTTCCTGTGCAGCCACTCCTTTCATCAGCACTGCTTTGAAAGCTACGCAGAGAGTGAGGCTGAGTGTCCGACCTGCACCCCAGAGAACCGCAAAGTCATGGACATGCTGCGTGCACAGGACCAGAAACGAGACCTGCATGACCACTTCAACAGACAG TTACGCGGCTCTAACGATGGCTTCTCTGTTGTGGCGGACTACTTTGGTCGAGGAGTGTTTAACAAACTGACTCTGGTTACTGACCCGCCTGGAAGCAAAACTGTCGGGAGTCTAGAAGTCAACCTGCAAAGAGATCTTCTCGTCCACACCAAGAGAAACTGTTAG